TCAGCACCACgctttgtgcctcagtttcccccctCGCAGCCTCCCTCGGGGGGCAGCAGGGTGTCCCCACCCCAGGGGGCTGTTTCTGGGTGCAGCCCCATGCCCCATTGTGCCCTTCCCATTTCAGGACCCCCACTGTGGGCCaatgtccctgtccctgtgcagGATCCGGCCCCACTCACACCGtgctccccccccagcacacccAAAATTGGCGTGGGTACGAGAAGAAGGCGGAAACACGGTGGAGAAAAACCAAACCCTCCCCGCGGCGCTGCTGCCGTGAGGCTGGGCAGCCCAAACTGCGGCCCTGAGGGATGCAGCCACCTCCGAGCGAGCTGAAGGATTGAAGAAAATCCATGGCCGGCAATTCAGGAGCCATTCTTGGCTGGTGCGGGATATCCAAGGGTAGGTGGGTGCTCTAGTCCATCATGGGAGGGCTGGTGGACGGGGTCCCCTGTGCCACCATCACTGCCTCTTCCATCCCTGCTGAAGCCTGCTGGGATGGGGGAACCAGCTTCGAGGTGGTGTGTTCAGCCCAACACCTCAAATTGGGGGAGAAGATACAAGGACGGAGCTCAGGGGCTGCGCTAAGGACAGCGACGGCTCCAGCACGGGGCCCCGCAGGCTTCcagctcctgtgtgggctcctccGTGGGCTgcggggcagctgctgccctcctcctgtGCTGACACAccggctgcagggctgttcctTGCATCCCAGCCCtctctcccccagctgcaggggcgcagcacttttttccttcactctGCTCTCCCCAAGGCCCACCCAGCACCGCTCACAGCCCAGCTCCgaccaccagcagcaggtcccttttggggtGCCCGGCACTGGCTTCCCGCTGgcactggggagctgctgggctctgctcccagagccccccctgcagctccccagctcccacccccgCCACGCAGCCCCAGTACAGAGGTTGTTTCTCTTATTTCCGTGTCTTCtccttggaaaaacaaatgcaaggtGCATCTCGCAGCCGGGAGCAGGCGGTTCCTACACGTGCTCTGCGCCTTGGCCCCggtgccaggggctgcagggacggGCAGGTGGGTGGCGGGTGGCCCCCTGAAGCCATCGGCCAGGACAGGGGCACCAGGAGGCCAACATGCCCCAGCTCCACTCCCCAAATACCCCCcggggcagtgctgctgcccctgcgTGCGGTGAGCTGCTCCGGGCTGGGGGGCGCGGGGGTGAGAGCGGGGCTTGGGGACGTGGAGGGaccggcgggggggggctgcagggacccccaggctggggagagggctgggagggcaCCATAGGAGGGGGCAGAGGAGTGGGGACGGGGGACGGGGGACGGGgcctgtcctggctctgtcgGACCTGGGGGACGCAGACTGGGGACAGGGGCGCAGGGGATGGACGGGGACCGGGGCCGGTCCCGGCTCTGCCCCGGGGGCTGGTGCATGGGCGAACGCTCGGGGGGCGCACGGGAGCGctgccgggggccgggggcggctccgggggctgcggggggcggctcggggccggggcacacggggacggggccgggaccggggctggggcgcaccgggaggGGACCGGAGCCGGTACCAGGGCGCACCGGGGCTGATACCGGGACCGGTCCCGGGGCTCGAACCAAGGCACCAGGACGGTCCCGGGGCTGGCAACAGGGCGCACCGGGAGGGTCCCGGGGCTGATCCCGGATCCTGTCCCGGGGCTGGTACCAGGGCGCACCACGACGATCCCGGGGCTGGTGCAGGGGCCGGTCCCGGGAGCCGGGCGGTGGGGCGCGATGCCGAGGCTCCCCCCGCGGGGGCGGTCCCGGCAGTGCCCGCTCGGCTCCGCTCCGCCCCGGCGCGGCGCCGCCAGCCCGGCTCGGGGCAGCGCAGCCCGGTGCAGCGGGGATGCGGGGCCCGGCGGTGGTCCcgggggccgggcagcggcaCCCCCGCTCCCGCTGCAGCCCCCGCGGGGGCTCCCGGCTCGGTgaggggggggccggggcctcGGCTGCGCTCccggccccggggagggggggggaggaggaagcgGTTATAGGATGGGGGGGtgggagctgggtttggggagGTGATAGTAGaagggggggtcctggggggtcgGTGGGGGACACGGTTCAAAGGGAACGTCCCGGGGATGGGGGAGGTTCTGGGCATGGGGGGGGTGAGGCATGAGCGCGGGGAGGGGGGTGTTGGGGTACCGGGGGGTCCCAGTGGGGTCTCCAGCCGTGATGGGGGGCAACCAGGCACCAGcccccttcctttcccccctccccaccccactgACCCCAGCCTGCATGCAGGCTGCGCGCCGCGACCCCCCAGGTAACGCCGGCTGCCCCCGCGGGACCCCCGCCGGCCGCCCTCACCCCGCAGGATGAAGACGCTGGTGAGTACCCGGGGTGCCGGGAGCGGGGGGCTACGGGGCCGGGGCGAGCCCGCGGGCATCACGGGGCTGctcaccccaaaccccacactGGGGCACTGGGGCAGGGCCCTGCCCGGCCACCCCGCTGGGCTCTCGGCACCCCCCTGGACCCTGGAGTGGGAGCAGGGGCCCGAGCCTGGCACGATTTGGGGAGCTCAGCCCCACGGCTCGCAGCCATGCAGCGCGTGGGTCTGGCTGCGTGCAGGAAGTGAGTCACGCGCAGGCACCGGCGGCTCCTCGTCCCCACCCCAGCGAGCGCCCGAGCCCGTGCGTCCTCCCCCCGAGAGCCTGGTTTTGCCGCCAGGCGTCCCGCTGCCTCCCCGGGCACCCCACACGGGGCCGGCGCACGTAGCCTGGGCCTGGAGAACCATCCCCGCTCTGCTTCCAGCTCCGCTTCTTCCTCGCCCTGGTGTGCGTGGCCGCCGTCTCCGTGCTCTacgtcctgctctgctccctcgCCTGCCTGCGGCCCTGCTGCCGGGCGGCGCAGCGCTGGGATGGCCCCGCGTACGCTGCGCCCGCCGTGCTCAGCTTCCAGGGGTACAGCCGTGTCCCCGACGGGCAGGTGcgtggggacggggaggggacAGCCCGACCACTGTTCCCCcaatgcctcagtttcccccttCCTCGGGGGAAGCGCTGGCACTCAGAGGGGGCCGTGCTGACGGCGCGTGTCCCCGCAGCCGCTGCGGCGAGCGCCGTGCCACCGCTGCGCCGTCGTCTCCAGCTCGGGGCAGATGCTGGGCTCGCGCCTGGGGCAGGCCATCGACGGGCAGGAGTGCGTCCTGCGCATGAACCACGCGCCCACCGCCGGCTACGAGGAGGACGTGGGGGCGCGGAGCACCGTCCGCGTGGTGTCGCACACCAGCGTCCCGCTGCTGCTGAGGAACCAGCCCTACTTCTTCCAGCAGTCCCAGGAGACTGTCTACGTCATCTGGGGGCCCTCCAAAAAGATGAGCCGGGAGAAGGGGGGCCCCACCTACCGGGCGCTGCTGAAGGTGATGGAGACGTACCCGCGCCTGCAGATCTACACCCTGACCGAGGAGAAGATGGCCTACTGCGACGACGTCTTCCAGAACGAGACGGGGAAGAACAGGTACCGCGGACCCCCCCGGGGGCGCTGAGCCCCCTGCTCTGGCCGAGCCCCTGCTGGGTGTCCGTCTGTCTGCCCGCCCGTCCGCCCGTCCGTTCTCCAGCGCGGCCGCCTGTGCGTTGCAGGGTGAAGTCGGGCTCCTTCCTGAGCACGGGCTGGTTCACCATGATCCTGGCCATGGAGCTGTGCGAGCGCATCCGCGTCTTCGGCATGGTCAGCGACAGCTACTGCaggtgcggggccggggggctgctggtggcaccgGGCAGCGGGGGGGCCGCATCCCGCTCAGCTTCCTCCCTGCGCCACCAGGGAGAAGAACCACACGAGCGTGCCTTACCACTACTTCGAGAAGGGCCGGCTGGATGAGTGCAGGATGTACCTGGTGCACGAGCGGGCACCCCGTGCCGGGCACCGCTTCATCACCGAGAAAGCCATCTTCTCCCGCTGGGCCAAGAGGAGGGACATCGTCTTCACCCACCCGTCGTGGGCAGGCGGCTAGGAGCGGCACCGTGGCTGCCTCAGCCCTGCCCGTGCCGTGGTTGGAGGCCTCTTTGCTGTACCCCCAGGTCTGGTGGGTGTGTGGGTGGCAGCGGGGGGACCCCCACCCCATACAAGCACATTGGGGACGGGGCTGGACCcactgagcccccccccagctgcaggcaccAAGCTGCCTTGGACACAAGGGGACCTCGCCGGCACCACCAGATGGATGCTTGCTGTGGGATTCAGCGTTTGGTGACGTGAGGAGGGGAAACTCAGCCCCCTCCAGCCACTGCCTTGGCCCAGGATGGAGCCCCAGTGCCGCGGGACCTGGTGCCACATTTGGGGCACAGGGAATGGGGCCAGGCTGTCCCCCTGGACTGTCCCCAAACTGCCCCCGGGGCAGGGCTCCgcgagccccctgccccccagcccagggccaCGTGCCCTGGGAGCTCTGAGTTGCCTTGTCACAAGTGCCCTTGGACCGAGACCAAAGCAAACTCCATTAAAGCCTTCCTAATTCCACGGGCCCCGCGCTGCGGCCGCGGCGGTGACAGGAGCCGGAGGTGCGCGGGTGGCGGGCGCGTGGGGATGGGAGCAGGGGGGGACtaggggggcagctgggggctgccagcacctcGTGCGCTGCCGGGCTATAAATACAGCGGGGATTTGATGCTCGGGGTTAGAGCAGGGCCCAACACGGAGCAGGGCACTGGAAGGGGTTATTTGGGATGCGGGGGTGGTGGTGCTATGGGACAGGAGCTGGCCCTGATGTGGCTGTGTGCCCAGAGAGAGGGGGCGAGCCGTGGGCACGGCGTGCAGGGCGCTGATGAACGGCTCCTGGGACGGCCGGAGCGGTGAGCGGGGCGGCAgagctgtggggtgctgggctggggtcGCGTTCACTCCCGTTTCAGCCAGCACCTGCCGCTTTGGGGCTGTTCCGGGGGGTTTTGGTAGCGCCGCTCCCCACACACGGTGCTTGCAGGAGAAGCCGGAGAGCTCCTCGGCCCCGCTCCACAGCGGAGCCAAAAACCCCGGGGATGGCCCCGAGTGGGTCCGTGGGCTCCGTATCGCATCGGGACCTCACAGCCCCCACAAAATCAGTGGGGTGCCGAGGGGGCACGGCACTGCACCACCCCATAAATGCCGCGCACCCACGGGCACCCGCGCACCCAGGGGCACCCCCAGCCACCCACgcccccccggtgcaccccatGCGCGCCCCATCGGGGCGGGCGGTGCTTGGATCCCCCCCAGCGCGTCCCCGCCCCGGGCAGCGTgtgcgcgcgcgcgcgcggccGGCGAGCCCCGGGTGCgcgcagcagcagcggcggcggcggcgcagTGCGCAGCGGAGCGGGTGGTCCGTGGGTCGGGCTGTCCGTGGGGCTGTccgtggggctgtggggctgtccGTCGGTCGGTGGGTGCGGGGCTggcaccgggaccgggggggggaaaaagggggcgCTGCATGGGCACGGCCATGGCGGGGGGCAGCGCGCACCGGGCTCGGGTGGCTCCGGGCCCCGGCCTGCATGGGAAATGCAacgggggctgccgggggggtgggtgggaagggggggttataggggattcccgggcaccgggggggttGCATGACGGAAAGGGGGGGCTGCGTTCTGGGAACAGGGGGGGGGCGTCCCGAGAATTGGGGCTGCATCCTGGGAACCGGGGGGCTGCATCCCGGGAGAATGGGGGGCTGCGTGCTGGGAATCTGGGGGGTTGCATCGCGGGTACCGGGGGGGCTGCACCCAGGGAATCTGGGGGGGTTGCATCCTGGGAACAGGGGGGCTGCGTTCTGGGAACAGGGGGGTTGCAACCTGGGAACCGGGGGATTGCACCCCAGGAACGGGGGGGTTGCATCCTGGGAGCTAGGAGAGCTGCTTCCCGGGTACTGGGGGGGCTGTTTTATGGGAACTGGGGGGATTGCATCCCAGGAAGAGGGGGGCTGCATCCCGGGTACCGGGGGgagctgcatcctgggctgggggaggatTTGCCTGGCAGAGCACAAAAATGCGGGGGcgcaggcagggctggcatAGCGGGGTGACACGGGGGGGGCTCGCGCCGGAGCTGTGCGCGGGTttgcaccggggggggggggggtgtgggggtggaTTTGGGGGCGGCTGGCAGCGTGGGGAGCCGGGCTGGCTCAGCGCTTCCCCGGCACGGCAGCGATGTGACCCCCGGTGCCACCATGGCCCTGGCGCCGGCTGGAGGGGCCCGGCAGCACCCCGCAGCTCGGGGGGCgcgcggggaggaggaggcggacgaggcccccccggcaccgctCCCCACCCGCTGCAGATGAACGCCCTGGGCCAGGTAAGGGACCCCTGTGCTGGGGTCACCCGCAGCAAAACCCAAAAGGGGGGCCCGGAGCTGGCACCCCCACCCCTGGCACCTGCGTCCCGCGCTGTGCCGTGCCCTGCCCCGTGCGGGGATGGGACCTCCTGGCACCGACCTTTctccatgggggggggggcaccgtaAAACGCGGCCATTCCCCAGCTGTTGGCACCTTCCTGGGCAGCGACACCAGCCCTGAAAGCCCTTCGAGGCCCCCCGGGAGGGTTAAACACCAGCTGCTGTGTAATTTTCCATCCCGGCTCCTCCCAAGGCAGTCAGTAAAGAGGCTtcgtgtttttttgtgtttttttttttctatttctaattGCTCTTGAGTACTAGGCGGTGACTCACGGTGGAGGACTTCCAAATATTAATCAGGGCAGGGCGAGGGGGGAGAAAAGCGGGTCCCCCGCAGGGCGGGCATCCCTGGGTGCACCCACCCCGTGGATGTTTTAATGGGATTCCGCTGGGAGATCCCGCTCACCTTAGGCGGGGGGGCTGATCCGGTGTTGAATTGCGTGGCTTTCGCCCCAGCGGCGCTGGGATAATCCATCCTGCCTGGAGCTCAGCCCGGTTTGGGGATCAGCCCATCACGTGCGGCTTGTTTTGGGGACGGGCCCCCCGTTGTGGTGCTTTTTGGGGTGACCGCGTGCCTTGCAGGTGCTCGCAGGACGCCAGCGATCGCTGCGCACTGAGGCCGGCCAGGAGACATGAGCGGCAGCACGGTGAGAGCCGGGCACGGTGCTGGGCATCCCATGGGGGTCTGTGGAGCCCCCCTAAAAAAATCAGCCTGCGGGGCTGGGATTGGGGCGGCCGTGCCAGTGCCaagcaggggctgccccagcctgggaccttcctggcagctcctcctgcctcttGGAGCATTATTCACAGCAGCAAACActcctcctccatcctcctcccagctccGGGGCCGTTCTGTTATCCGGAGGGGGCTGGGGCAGTGGCACGTGGCcgagaggggaaggggagagatgTCCCCATcaccgtccccatccccatccccttgtCTCCTCACTGCCCCCCTCGCAGCACCGTGCCGCTCGGTGCCTCCCCACGGCCTCGGGTGTTGTTCTTTAATATCTGGAAGCAGCTGAGCGTGGCCGGGGGagggctctgcagcactgcgtgggggcagctcctgctAAACCCACAGCCGGCGAGGGGGGAGCGTGTCGGGGCGCCGGCACCCCGGGGGTTCtcccatctccatcccctcTGGGAGCCGGCACCTGACGCTGTCCCCCCACCCGCAGAGCCAGCGCGCCGCCGTCTTCGTGGTCCTCTTTGCCCTGCTCATGCTGCTGATCATCTACAGCTCCAGCAACGGGACCGAGGTCTTCCCCTACGGCGCCCTGCGGGGCCGAGCCCGCCGGCCCCCCGACCTGCGGCGATGGGGGGTGAGCAGCGGGTACCTGCCCGTCTCCGGGAACAAGGTACGGCGGGGTTGGGACATCACGGTGGGCACTCACTGCCCCGTGGTGACACCCAGCAGCACCGTCCCCGTCGGTGGGACACCAAAAAATTCCCCCTCTGACCCCGTTGGTCATCCGCAGAGCCTGAGCGCCCACTGCCACCAGTGCGTCATTGTCACCAGCTCCAGCCACCTCCTGGGCACCCGCCTGGGGGCTGAGATCGACCAGGCCGAGTGCGCCATCCGCATGAACGACGCCCCCACCACAGGCTACGAGGCGGACGTGGGCAACAAGACGACGTTCCGCGTGGTGGCCCACTCCAGCGTCTACCGCGTGCTGAAGCGGCCCCAGGAGTTCGTCAACAAGACCCCGGAGACCGTCCTCATCTTCTGGGGGCCGCCCGCCAAGATGCAGAAGAGCCTGCTGAAGATCATCCAGCGCGTCGGGGCCTCCTTCCCCAACATGACGGCCTACGTCGTGTCCCCCCGCCGCATGAGGCAGCTGGATGAGCTGTTCCGGGGGGAGACGGGGAAGGACAGGTACCTCGGGGCCTCCCCCGGCACCTCGTCCCCAATGGTGGTGGGGACAAAAGGCAGGGCCGGCTCCCGGGGCTGCTCCATGGGGTTGGCTGCGGTGTCAGgctggggggatttgggggtttttgAGGGGATtcagggggatttgggggggttgcTGTGTTTACATCGTGGCCCCGTTTCCCCCCCGTGCCGTGCCCCAGGGAGAAGTCGCGCTCGTGGCTCAGCACGGGCTGGTTCACCATGGTGATCGCGGTGGAGCTGTGCGACACCATCCACGTCTACGGCATGGTGCCCCCCAACTACTGCAGGTACGGCGCCCCCCgtcacccccccaccccgtccccaccccacaaaccccaaaaaccccaaatcctcaTCCCTGGGGGGCTCAGCCCGCTCTCTGCCCGCAGCCGGAGGCCGCAGCCCCGCCGCATGGCCTACCACTACTACGAGCCCAAGGGCCCCGACGAGTGCACCACCTACATCCACAACGAGCGCAGCCGCCGGGGCAACCACCACCGCTTCATCACCGAGAAGCGCGTCTTCGCCAGCTGGGCCGGCCTCTACAACATCACTTTCTCCCACCCCGCCTGGCCTTAGGGCGGCCGCGCCGAGCGGGGACCCTCGGGGACGGGAACGGGGTCCCTTTGGGGTGGGGTCTCCATGGGTTGGGGTCTCCATGGGATGGGGTCCAGGCCACGCTGTGCGCTCTGGGGCTGATGGAGCCGTCGAGGACCGCCTGCCACCGCTGTGCCCAAGGGCTCCGCGTGCCCGTGGTGtgaagggttttggggtggcGTGTCCCCTCCCGTGGGACAGCGGGCAGGGGAACCGTGGGGACACCGCACGGGGGTTAAATCCTGCACAGATTTAATCCAGCTCCAAACCTCGCCGGCTGCCTCGCAGCCCACCGCCCCGCAAGCACACCCGGGGGCACCGTAGGGGCTGCATTGCTTTCACGGCAAAATTTTGGGGACCCCCTCCCCGTTTTACTCCCCTCTGCCACCCCCTgcactgccagccccagcccccctggCACAAATCCTGACGTTTTCGGTGGCGTCGCCCCCAGAGGGggggccctgccctgccacccaGGTAAGGATCCACCCATGGGGTgcccaccccaaaaacccctgGCCCCGTGCTcgctgcgggggggggcacactGCCAAAACCTTTTCTATCGGCACAATGGGAATTTGGGGCTtgggtttttctctttttttctccccccacaCCTCCTTGTCCCGCTGTCTGTACTcgtttttcctccccaaactgAGTACGTGGTGGTGGGGGGGCCATGTACCCCCCCACACGCTTAGGGGGGGCTGTTATTTGTCTCCCGGTGGtggaaaatttggggaaaatccCTCCAAGTGGCGTGTttgggtgctgagccccagcagAGCGCGGCgccatgcctcagtttccctggggccgtggcagcaggggggggcggaggggggatGCACACCCCCTGTGCTGTCAGGGTtacccccggggggggggactcAGCCCCATGGGGGGGTCACCCCGCGTTTTGTAGTGATTTGTACAGAATAAACCTTGCTGCAGTCTGTTGCCTTGGGCCCTGACTCTGGGCTGCGTTTTTTGGGGGGCCGGGCGCTGCTTTTGGGGTGGGAAATTTGAGAGGGGGGGCGGGGTGAGAACGGGGACCTTCGGGAGCTCCCCCTCCACGTTTTGGGGCTGATCCTgagggggcaaaaaaaaaaaaaattatttatttatttattttgggggggagcgggggggtcCCCCCCAGGACACCCAGCAGTGCGcagggcccccagccccttgggACCCTATGGAGGCCCCCGCAACCCCCTgcgctgtgctgggggggggctgcgggcaggcagcagtggtttccccccccccccccccagcctgtgtgtgcccccccctcGCTGCCCGCTCCCGGCATGCTCCTCGCTGCATTATATCCAGCTAGCGGTACCCGAGCAGGCAGCTGCCCGCCCCACAGCTCCCGGCCCCACAGGTCAGtgccagcccccccagcccccccccagcatcctaaacccccccccaagccctgcAGGCCTTCACCACCCCGGCCCTCAcccacccctgggtgcccctcccctctgctccccctccccacgGTGACCTTGGGGAGGGCGTTCGGGCAGGCGCTGCgcggggggctcctgggggggggtttggggtgagcCCCCCCGCACTGTAAGGGATTTAaagggggtgggatggggatggggggagtgGGGTTGGGGGGTAgtgctgggggggtgggagCGGGGCAGCGCTGGGTGCAACAAGGGGGGAGatagaggggctgggggggttgtatggggtgggggggtgttatatggggtgctgggggggttatatggggtgctgggggggcatggcaggggctgctgcactATTGCATGGGGTGCTTGGTGGGGGTACACTGCACAAGGTGCTGGGGGGGACGTTTTATGGGGTGCTTGGGGGGCGCTTTGTGGGGTGCTTTTGGGGGCACTgcatggggtgctggggggctaTGGCAGGTGCTGCACTATTGCATGGGGTGCTTGGGGGGGGCATTGTGTGGGGTGTTTGTGGGGTGCTGtatggggtgctgggggcattGCACAGGCATTGGGACATTgcacggggtgctgggggggcatGGCAGGGGGTAACACTATTgcacagggtgctgggggggcattttatggggtgctgggggggggacatcccatggggggtttgggggtctCGCTGCTGCTCCTTGGCTGTGCCACCAAGGGGCATTGCACGGggcgctgctgggggggctgggttACCgcaggggtgctgggtgctgagttgaggtgggggggaaaaaagggggtgggatggggtctgggggctccTAACGGGATCACACCACACCACAGCTTCTCCTGGGCACCCCAATGCCCCCATACCCGTGTCCCCCATGGGGTCCCGCACCCTCCCGGCCACCCCGTGGGGACATGGCGGGGTTCGGCCCCatggcacggggtgggggggtgggggggccgtGTCCCGGTGCAGGTTTCAGCCCGTCCATTCTTAGCCCCTGCCCTTTCGGGGCTGTAACACGAGCGGGGCAGCGGCGCAGGGCCCCTGGCCCCGGTCTGGCCGGTTTGGGGAGCGCGGGGTGACGCGGGGCGGCGGGGTGCGGGCAGGGAGCCCAAACCCACAgcggggacctgggggtgcAGCAATCCTACAGCAATCCTACAGCAATCCCACAGCAATCCCCCACCCCTGGGGTGTGAGGGCAGGCTGGCCCCCCAAAACCATCCCCTAAAACCTCCCCTCCGGCACATGGGGAGCTGGCGCAGTGGAGGCGCCGCCGGCGTCACCGGCGTCCCAGGGCCGTGTGTCACCGCGGGCACGGGGATGTGGTCAGGGCAGGGAGGCGCAGGTAATGCCACCCCATAGCACCCCGTGACACCCCACGTCACCCCGTGTCACCCCCTGTCACCGCCGGCAGCCAGGTAGGCGATGGCCGCGGGAGCCGAGCTCCCCAGCTCCTAAAGCCACAAAATCCAGGCAGCGCCGTGCCTGTCGGATATATTTTAGGTTTTAGGGCCAAACTAAGGGGCAGGGCGGCTTCCACCTCACCACCACGAGTCCCCCAGCGCTCGGCTGGAGACCTGCTGCGTCCCataggggagggaagggagagctgTTGTCCCAGCAAcacccccacagccccggcCCTGGGGACCCCTCggccctggggacccccccgtCCCCGCCGAGCCGCTCACtgcccccctctcctctcctctctccgTCCCCACAGCCCGATTTTCTCCTCCGCCCCGCCGGCAGCATGTCGACAGGTGAGTGCTCTGCTCGGCTGTCCCTGCGGCCAGCTCCTCGTCCCCTCTTCTTCTGGCCCCTTGGCagctgtccccctgtcccctgtgTCCCCCTTGTGCCATCCCGTGTTCCCTTTCTGCCATCCCGTGTCCCCCTTGTTCCCATCCCCTTGTTCCCAACCCCTCGTTCCCATCCTCTGCGTCCCACTTGTGCCatccccttgtccccatccccttgtccccatccccttgtTCCCATCCCCAGTGCCCCCTTGTGCCACCCCTGTCCCCCCGTCCCTCTTTTACCCACCCCCTTTGCGCCcacccccagtgtccccaccCCGTGTCCATCCCCCGGGTCCCCTTTACGCACGCCCCTTTTGCATCTGCCCCCTGTGCCCTCGTATCCacccccctctgcccccctcgCACccgctccccgtgccccccccgtgcctccccgtgccccccccgtgtcccctttccctccttcccccgtCCCCCGGTATCCGATTCCCTGCCCCACTTCTCTTCCATCCCCTCTGTCCCCCCCTTGCGTCCATCCCCTGCCTCCTCCACCCGTGtccctcccctctgcctcccccttGTGTCCACCCAGATCCCCTTGGGGCCTCTTCCCAACCCCAATCCCTCTGCCCCCCATGCGccccccatctcctgccccccccttccccaccctctTGGCTCCTTCCCcggctgctggaggggctgaAATTTCAGacggccgggctgggggggggctgtgccgGGCTCACCGGTATTTTTAGCTCCCCTCGGAGCTGGATCCTGCAGGTGGGGGGCACCCTGAGGGACCCCCCCATGTCCCgcaggctgggggggctccgtgAGGTGCCggcacccagcccctgctccccagctgcatgCCCCAGTCACCGCTTTTGGGGACAATCGGTCCCTGGGGGGGCGGTTTAGGGGCTCCTGGGGGTCACACCAAGCACTCGAGGCACCCGTGCCAAGGGCAGGACCCGGATCCGGCCATGGGGTGGATGTGGcccccccggggagccccgCGGGTCCCCACCCAGACACCGAGGACAACGAGCGTCTCcggggcgccgggggggggTTCCAGGCTCAAGGCTGAGCCCCGGGGCTGAGCTCCATGGGGTCCCTGTGCACCAGCCCGGCCAGCTCCGACGACCCAGACCCCTCAGGTGACGGGGACAAGGGGCACGCGTGGCCGCTTCGCACCCCGGGGTGGGCAGGGGTCGGTCCCCCcgctgggggggctcagccctgctgctggggacggCTCGTTCGATGGTGCCCTATTGGCTTTTAgg
This region of Anas acuta chromosome 20, bAnaAcu1.1, whole genome shotgun sequence genomic DNA includes:
- the ST6GALNAC6 gene encoding alpha-N-acetylgalactosaminide alpha-2,6-sialyltransferase 6 isoform X4; the encoded protein is MSGSTSQRAAVFVVLFALLMLLIIYSSSNGTEVFPYGALRGRARRPPDLRRWGVSSGYLPVSGNKSLSAHCHQCVIVTSSSHLLGTRLGAEIDQAECAIRMNDAPTTGYEADVGNKTTFRVVAHSSVYRVLKRPQEFVNKTPETVLIFWGPPAKMQKSLLKIIQRVGASFPNMTAYVVSPRRMRQLDELFRGETGKDREKSRSWLSTGWFTMVIAVELCDTIHVYGMVPPNYCSPLSARSRRPQPRRMAYHYYEPKGPDECTTYIHNERSRRGNHHRFITEKRVFASWAGLYNITFSHPAWP
- the ST6GALNAC6 gene encoding alpha-N-acetylgalactosaminide alpha-2,6-sialyltransferase 6 isoform X3, which produces MRAPSGRAVLGSPPARPRPGQRVRARARPASPGCAQQQRRRRRSAQRSGCSSNGTEVFPYGALRGRARRPPDLRRWGVSSGYLPVSGNKSLSAHCHQCVIVTSSSHLLGTRLGAEIDQAECAIRMNDAPTTGYEADVGNKTTFRVVAHSSVYRVLKRPQEFVNKTPETVLIFWGPPAKMQKSLLKIIQRVGASFPNMTAYVVSPRRMRQLDELFRGETGKDREKSRSWLSTGWFTMVIAVELCDTIHVYGMVPPNYCSPLSARSRRPQPRRMAYHYYEPKGPDECTTYIHNERSRRGNHHRFITEKRVFASWAGLYNITFSHPAWP
- the ST6GALNAC6 gene encoding alpha-N-acetylgalactosaminide alpha-2,6-sialyltransferase 6 isoform X1, with protein sequence MRAPSGRAVLGSPPARPRPGQRVRARARPASPGCAQQQRRRRRSAQRSGWSVGRAVRGAVRGAVGLSVGRSSNGTEVFPYGALRGRARRPPDLRRWGVSSGYLPVSGNKSLSAHCHQCVIVTSSSHLLGTRLGAEIDQAECAIRMNDAPTTGYEADVGNKTTFRVVAHSSVYRVLKRPQEFVNKTPETVLIFWGPPAKMQKSLLKIIQRVGASFPNMTAYVVSPRRMRQLDELFRGETGKDREKSRSWLSTGWFTMVIAVELCDTIHVYGMVPPNYCSPLSARSRRPQPRRMAYHYYEPKGPDECTTYIHNERSRRGNHHRFITEKRVFASWAGLYNITFSHPAWP
- the ST6GALNAC6 gene encoding alpha-N-acetylgalactosaminide alpha-2,6-sialyltransferase 6 isoform X2; amino-acid sequence: MRAPSGRAVLGSPPARPRPGQRVRARARPASPGCAQQQRRRRRSAQRSGWSVGRAVRGAVRGAVGLSVGRSSNGTEVFPYGALRGRARRPPDLRRWGVSSGYLPVSGNKSLSAHCHQCVIVTSSSHLLGTRLGAEIDQAECAIRMNDAPTTGYEADVGNKTTFRVVAHSSVYRVLKRPQEFVNKTPETVLIFWGPPAKMQKSLLKIIQRVGASFPNMTAYVVSPRRMRQLDELFRGETGKDREKSRSWLSTGWFTMVIAVELCDTIHVYGMVPPNYCSRRPQPRRMAYHYYEPKGPDECTTYIHNERSRRGNHHRFITEKRVFASWAGLYNITFSHPAWP
- the ST6GALNAC6 gene encoding alpha-N-acetylgalactosaminide alpha-2,6-sialyltransferase 6 isoform X5; the protein is MSGSTSQRAAVFVVLFALLMLLIIYSSSNGTEVFPYGALRGRARRPPDLRRWGVSSGYLPVSGNKSLSAHCHQCVIVTSSSHLLGTRLGAEIDQAECAIRMNDAPTTGYEADVGNKTTFRVVAHSSVYRVLKRPQEFVNKTPETVLIFWGPPAKMQKSLLKIIQRVGASFPNMTAYVVSPRRMRQLDELFRGETGKDREKSRSWLSTGWFTMVIAVELCDTIHVYGMVPPNYCSRRPQPRRMAYHYYEPKGPDECTTYIHNERSRRGNHHRFITEKRVFASWAGLYNITFSHPAWP